In Nicotiana tabacum cultivar K326 chromosome 11, ASM71507v2, whole genome shotgun sequence, a single window of DNA contains:
- the LOC107794227 gene encoding putative xyloglucan endotransglucosylase/hydrolase protein 23 isoform X1, whose translation MMKSFLFQMMFLVVAFAGNFNQNFDITWGDGRAKILENGQLLTLSLDKTSGSGFRSKNQYLFGKIDLKIKLVPGNSAGTVTTYYLSSIGSSHDEIDFEFLGNLSGDPYILHTNVFTQGKGNREQQFYLWFDPTKYFHTYSILWNPQSIIFSVDGTPIRQFKNLEASGIPYPKNQPMWIYSSLWNADDWATRGGLVKTDWSKAPFIASYRNYNAQACVWSSTSSSSCSPNNSTENSWLSESLDNTGQSKIKWVQNNYMIYNYCTDTKRFPQGFPPECSLN comes from the exons ATGATGAAATCTTTCTTGTTTCAGATGATGTTTTTGGTGGTGGCTTTTGCTGGAAATTTCAACCAAAATTTTGATATTACATGGGGTGATggccgagctaaaatactcgaaaACGGACAACTTCTTACCCTTTCCCTTGATAAAACCTCTGGCTCTGGTTTCCGATCCAAAAATCAGTATTTGTTTGGAAAGATTGATTTGAAAATCAAACTTGTCCCTGGTAATTCTGCTGGCACCGTTACTACATATTAT TTATCTTCAATAGGATCAAGTCATGACGAGATTGATTTCGAGTTTCTTGGGAATCTAAGTGGAGATCCCTATATTCTTCACACAAATGTATTCACACAAGGGAAGGGAAATAGAGAGCAGCAGTTTTATCTTTGGTTCGACCCTACTAAGTACTTTCATACTTATTCTATTCTTTGGAATCCTCAGAGCATCAT CTTTTCAGTAGATGGGACACCAATTAGGCAATTCAAGAATTTAGAAGCAAGTGGGATACCTTATCCAAAGAACCAACCAATGTGGATATACTCAAGCTTATGGAATGCAGATGATTGGGCAACAAGAGGAGGATTAGTTAAGACTGATTGGAGCAAAGCCCCATTTATAGCTTCTTACAGAAATTACAATGCCCAAGCTTGTGTATGGtcttcaacttcttcttcttcctgcAGCCCCAACAACTCCACAGAAAATTCTTGGCTAAGTGAATCCTTGGATAACACAGGCCAATCTAAGATTAAATGGGTGCAAAATAATTACATGATTTATAATTATTGCACTGATACTAAACGCTTCCCTCAAGGATTTCCTCCTGAATGTTCTCTCAATTAG
- the LOC107794227 gene encoding putative xyloglucan endotransglucosylase/hydrolase protein 23 isoform X2, with protein sequence MMKSFLFQMMFLVVAFAGNFNQNFDITWGDGRAKILENGQLLTLSLDKTSGSGFRSKNQYLFGKIDLKIKLVPGNSAGTVTTYYLSSIGSSHDEIDFEFLGNLSGDPYILHTNVFTQGKGNREQQFYLCFSVDGTPIRQFKNLEASGIPYPKNQPMWIYSSLWNADDWATRGGLVKTDWSKAPFIASYRNYNAQACVWSSTSSSSCSPNNSTENSWLSESLDNTGQSKIKWVQNNYMIYNYCTDTKRFPQGFPPECSLN encoded by the exons ATGATGAAATCTTTCTTGTTTCAGATGATGTTTTTGGTGGTGGCTTTTGCTGGAAATTTCAACCAAAATTTTGATATTACATGGGGTGATggccgagctaaaatactcgaaaACGGACAACTTCTTACCCTTTCCCTTGATAAAACCTCTGGCTCTGGTTTCCGATCCAAAAATCAGTATTTGTTTGGAAAGATTGATTTGAAAATCAAACTTGTCCCTGGTAATTCTGCTGGCACCGTTACTACATATTAT TTATCTTCAATAGGATCAAGTCATGACGAGATTGATTTCGAGTTTCTTGGGAATCTAAGTGGAGATCCCTATATTCTTCACACAAATGTATTCACACAAGGGAAGGGAAATAGAGAGCAGCAGTTTTATCTTTG CTTTTCAGTAGATGGGACACCAATTAGGCAATTCAAGAATTTAGAAGCAAGTGGGATACCTTATCCAAAGAACCAACCAATGTGGATATACTCAAGCTTATGGAATGCAGATGATTGGGCAACAAGAGGAGGATTAGTTAAGACTGATTGGAGCAAAGCCCCATTTATAGCTTCTTACAGAAATTACAATGCCCAAGCTTGTGTATGGtcttcaacttcttcttcttcctgcAGCCCCAACAACTCCACAGAAAATTCTTGGCTAAGTGAATCCTTGGATAACACAGGCCAATCTAAGATTAAATGGGTGCAAAATAATTACATGATTTATAATTATTGCACTGATACTAAACGCTTCCCTCAAGGATTTCCTCCTGAATGTTCTCTCAATTAG